The Primulina tabacum isolate GXHZ01 chromosome 16, ASM2559414v2, whole genome shotgun sequence genome window below encodes:
- the LOC142529498 gene encoding pentatricopeptide repeat-containing protein At5g48730, chloroplastic, producing the protein MASLSGATTPLSLHCCTEMPSRPGPQDRTKKLKERESREETNRKIASQKSISIILRREATKEVIEKKGGSRKLLPRTVLEALHERITALRWESALKVFDLLREQLWYRPNSGIYIKLIVMLGKCKQPEKAHTLFQAMINEGCFMDREAFTALLSAYSRSGLFEKAFSILNQMKNTRGCSPDVFTYSIFIKSCLQVYDFCKVKSLLSDMEIEGIKPNTITYNTLIDAYGKSKKFAEMESLLTQMLRQQECEPDVWTMNSTLRAFGGSGQIEMMEKCYEKFQSAGIEPNIKTFNILLDSYGKTGNYDKMGAVMEYMQRYHFSWTLVTYNIVIDAFGKAGDIKQMEFLFRLMQSERIKPNCVTLCSLVRAYGLVGNAEKIAAILRYVENSDVTLDTVFFNCLVDAYGMMSCLAEMKGVLEMMRRRGCIPDKITYRTMIKAYSIGGMSTHAKKLQSELALL; encoded by the exons ATGGCGTCCCTCAGCGGAGCCACCACTCCATTATCGTTGCACTGTTGTACCGAAATGCCGAGCAGACCCGGACCACAAGACCGCACGAAGAAGCTGAAGGAGAGAGAATCGCGAGAGGAAACCAACAGAAAGATAGCTTCCCAAAAGAGCATTTCAATCATTCTGAGGAGGGAGGCCACAAAAGAAGTCATTGAAAAGAAGGGAGGTTCCAGGAAACTATTGCCCAGAACTGTTCTGGAAGCCCTTCACGAGCGCATAACCGCTTTACGCTGGGAGTCGGCTCTTAAG GTTTTTGATCTCCTTCGAGAGCAACTATGGTACAGGCCCAATTCTGGTATATACATAAAGCTGATTGTCATGCTTGGCAAATGCAAGCAACCCGAGAAAGCTCATACATTATTTCAGGCAATGATTAATGAAGGATGTTTTATGGATCGGGAAGCTTTCACTGCTCTTTTGTCTGCCTACAGCCGAAGTGGCCTTTTTGAGAAAGCATTTTCTATTCTTAATCAGATGAAGAACACTCGTGGCTGTTCACCTGATGTCTTCACTTATTCAATCTTCATAAAGTCTTGCCTTCAAGTCTATGATTTTTGTAAAGTTAAATCGCTTCTTTCTGACATGGAAATTGAGGGAATCAAACCCAACACAATCACATACAATACTCTCATTGATGCCTATGGAAAATCAAAAAA GTTTGCCGAGATGGAATCATTACTCACGCAAATGCTGAGGCAACAAGAGTGTGAACCTGATGTATGGACCATGAATTCCACACTGCGTGCTTTTGGTGGTAGTGGACAGATTGAAATGATGGAGAAATGTTACGAGAAGTTTCAAAGTGCTGGCATTGAACCCAACAtcaagacatttaacatactCCTTGATTCTTATGGAAAAACCGGAAACTATGACAAAATGGGAgccgtaatggaatacatgcaaaGATATCACTTTTCATGGACCCTTGTCACTTACAATATCGTCATAGATGCATTTGGGAAAGCTGGGGATATAAAACAGATGGAATTTTTGTTTAGGCTGATGCAATCTGAGAGGATAAAACCAAATTGTGTTACACTTTGTTCACTTGTTAGAGCTTATGGGCTGGTCGGTAATGCTGAAAAAATCGCAGCCATTCTGAGATATGTTGAGAATTCAGATGTTACTCTTGATACGGTGTTTTTCAACTGTTTAGTGGATGCTTATGGCATGATGAGTTGCCTGGCAGAGATGAAAGGTGTGCTTGAGATGATGAGAAGGAGAGGTTgtatacctgataaaatcacaTATAGAACCATGATAAAAGCATATTCAATTGGTGGTATGTCAACCCATGCCAAGAAGCTCCAAAGTGAACTTGCTTTATTGTAG